From Cryptococcus neoformans var. neoformans B-3501A chromosome 6, whole genome shotgun sequence, the proteins below share one genomic window:
- a CDS encoding hypothetical protein (HMMPfam hit to DDE, DDE superfamily endonuclease, score: 85.2, E(): 1.7e-22): MADSMTLALEHKINNPRESYQKVADLYGVSKSSLYDRHTGVHSSHTASAPRHLSIVQEEELVKKINEYAERGTLLTPRHVVDLAEAVCDGKLGVNWGSRFFQRHCDTIHSRFFSYKELGRLQADIPKTRRAFYYLVKEVYDTGLYAPHLIFNMDEVAFELSSSRRVRRVAPRGHPKNGQAVPPSNEHITSVACIGIDSAPVPPLIIYQGAQLQESWFKVREEGDGVVRQLAVNTDSGWINSYVMLKWLEDAFDPYTRDIANGGRDRRLLVLDGAESHTKVDFLEACWARNIVVILLPAKMSGRFQPLDVDFFNTLKAAYHRQLDEYQLGSSLRGVAKGMFWGWHQRAWRETATSRQIRGAWRKSGLFPLDPAVMEIEEQAPVTPPPQAATDDPLTPHNLRILRANNRAVRQGKVAPFAAMLKLEKANEQLMARVALLEKELASVKAAQALDKATRGSKKKQRYPEGQLFDPLYQEEHAEELAVRKAEEEEARRKRRRTARVRRSGTESNAAHACTPGPSGTS, from the exons ATGGCCGATTCTATGACCCTCGCACTTGAGCACAAGATAAACAACCCCCGTGAAAGCTATCAGAAAGTTGCAGATTTGTACGGGGTCTCAAAATCATCCCTCTACGACCGTCACACCGGCGTACACTCGTCCCATACGGCCTCGGCCCCTCGACACCTCTCTATCgtgcaagaagaggaattgGTCAAAAAGATCAATGAGTATGCTGAGCGAGGCACCCTCTTGACGCCAAGACATGTCGTAGACCTTGCAGAAGCGGTCTGTGATGGAAAATTGGGCGTCAATTGGGGCTCGCGGTTCTTCCAGCGACACTGCGATACCATACATTCACGTTTCTTCTCTTACAAAGAGCTCGGACGTCTACAAGCAGACATTCCAAAGACGCGCAGAGCCTTTTACTACCTC GTCAAAGAGGTGTATGATACTGGTCTCTACGCGCCCCACCTTATCTTCAACATGGATGAAGTTGCTTTCGAGCTCTCGAGTTCTCGAAGAGTGCGGAGAGTTGCGCCTCGTGGCCATCCAAAGAATGGCCAAGCTGTACCACCGTCAAATGAGCACATTACATCTGTGGCTTGCATCGGCATCGACTCTGCGCCAGTTCCTCCATTGATCATCTATCAAGGCGCGCAACTACAGGAAAGTTGGTTCAAGGTgcgggaggagggcgaCGGGGTGGTGCGCCAGCTTGCTGTCAACACCGACTCAGGCTGGATCAACAGTTACGTGATGTTGAAATGGCTTGAAGACGCCTTTGACCCGTATACTCGCGATATTGCCAATGGCGGTCGTGATCGACGTCTACTCGTCCTTGACGGTGCTGAATCGCACACCAAGGTTGATTTCCTTGAAGCCTGTTGGGCTAGGAACATTGTTGTGATTCTTCTCCCTGCGAAGATGAGCGGCAGATTCCAACCTCTCGACGtcgacttcttcaacaCCCTCAAGGCAGCATACCATCGTCAACTGGATGAATACCAGCTTGGTAGCTCTCTTAGAGGGGTGGCCAAGGGGATGTTCTGGGGCTGGCACCAGAGGGCGTGGCGGGAGACGGCGACCTCACGCCAAATTCGAGGAGCTTGGAGGAAATCGGGCCTGTTCCCTCTCGACCCTGCCGTCATGGAAATTGAGGAGCAAGCGCCGGTCACTCCTCCCCCTCAAGCTGCAACTGACGACCCTCTTACCCCTCACAACCTCCGCATTCTTCGTGCGAACAATCGTGCCGTCCGACAGGGGAAAGTCGCGCCTTTCGCAGCCATGCTTAAGCTTGAAAAAGCCAATGAGCAGCTGATGGCGAGGGTCGCGCTtctggagaaggagttAGCGAGTGTCAAGGCTGCCCAGGCGCTTGACAAAGCTACTCGGGGGAgtaagaagaagcagaggtACCCTGAGGGTCAACTCTTTGACCCATTATATCAGGAAGAGCATGCTGAGGAGCTTGCTGTAAGgaaagcggaagaagaggaggctaGGAGGAAACGTAGGCGTACTGCTCGAGTCAGGCGCAGCGGGACGGAGTCAAATGCCGCTCATGCATGCACTCCGGGCCCATCAGGCACCTCCTAG